In Microbacterium binotii, one DNA window encodes the following:
- a CDS encoding VOC family protein, whose protein sequence is MATRDNFDLAHLGGVELFTPVFEESLHFFRDLLAMREVARIGDSAYLRCWDEYQLYTLKLTASDTNGVGRTLFRVTSPEALERRVAAIEAAGLGHGWREPEVGVGRSYEFEDPDGHLMGIYYETEHYVPDDEDRPALKNQASAFPGRGVNARRMDHINYLASDVTKAGEFWRDVMGARESERVRLDSGGYAAWWFRFQQKSYDVVYSEDWTGEHGRFHHFALAPDTREDILKAADIFLENGVHIEFGPYKHAINQTFFIYVWEPGGNRIELANAGARLILDPDWPVVEWSQAERAKGQAWGAKTVPTFHTHGTPFLANQAEIDEAAMKGEPIPAPQKR, encoded by the coding sequence ATGGCAACGCGCGACAACTTCGACCTCGCACACCTGGGCGGCGTCGAGCTGTTCACCCCGGTCTTCGAGGAGAGCCTGCATTTCTTCCGCGACCTGCTCGCGATGCGGGAGGTGGCCCGCATCGGCGACTCCGCCTACCTCCGCTGCTGGGACGAGTACCAGCTGTACACGCTCAAGCTCACCGCATCCGACACCAACGGCGTCGGCCGCACGCTCTTCCGCGTCACGAGCCCCGAGGCACTGGAGCGTCGCGTCGCGGCCATCGAGGCGGCCGGTCTCGGCCACGGCTGGCGCGAGCCCGAGGTCGGCGTCGGCCGCTCGTACGAGTTCGAGGATCCGGACGGCCACCTCATGGGCATCTACTACGAGACCGAGCACTACGTGCCCGACGACGAGGATCGCCCGGCGCTGAAGAACCAGGCGTCCGCGTTCCCCGGACGCGGCGTGAACGCCCGCCGCATGGACCACATCAACTACCTGGCCAGCGACGTGACGAAGGCGGGCGAGTTCTGGCGCGACGTCATGGGTGCCCGCGAGTCCGAGCGGGTGCGCCTGGACAGCGGCGGGTACGCGGCCTGGTGGTTCCGGTTCCAGCAGAAGTCGTACGACGTGGTCTACAGCGAGGACTGGACCGGCGAACACGGTCGGTTCCACCACTTCGCGCTCGCCCCCGACACCCGCGAGGACATCCTCAAGGCCGCCGACATCTTCCTCGAGAACGGCGTGCACATCGAGTTCGGGCCGTACAAGCACGCCATCAACCAGACATTCTTCATCTACGTCTGGGAGCCGGGCGGAAACCGCATCGAGCTCGCCAACGCCGGCGCGCGCCTCATCCTCGACCCGGACTGGCCGGTCGTGGAGTGGTCGCAGGCCGAGCGGGCCAAGGGCCAGGCCTGGGGGGCGAAGACGGTGCCGACCTTCCACACGCACGGCACGCCGTTCCTGGCGAACCAGGCCGAGATCGACGAGGCGGCGATGAAGGGCGAACCGATCCCCGCGCCGCAGAAGCGCTGA
- a CDS encoding 5-methyltetrahydropteroyltriglutamate--homocysteine S-methyltransferase, whose protein sequence is MSTSAPFRADIVGSFLRPPGLAAARRRHASGELTDAELGAVEDAEIVDLVARQRAAGLEVASDGEFRRSWWHFDFFGMLGGVDIVELDHGIQFQGVQTKPRGIEITGPIRFDDAHPFLAHYRSLAAIAEGTGLLPKFTIPAPTVLDFRLEPGHIDGAVYDGREAIVDDLVAAYRDALDAFYAAGARYLQFDDTAWAYLCSEAELEKARARGIDTDGIAERYADLLNRILDDKPADLTVTTHVCRGNFRSTWISSGGYEPVAEQLLGNTAYDGYFLEYDSERAGGFEPLRFLPEGDKRVVLGLVTTKTGELESADDIRRRIDEAAAFAPLDQLALSPQCGFASTEEGNELTEDQQWAKVRAVVDIAASVWG, encoded by the coding sequence GTGAGCACTTCAGCGCCGTTCCGTGCCGACATCGTCGGAAGCTTCCTCCGCCCGCCGGGCCTCGCCGCCGCCCGGCGACGTCACGCGTCGGGTGAGCTGACGGATGCCGAGCTGGGCGCCGTGGAGGACGCGGAGATCGTCGACCTCGTCGCCCGTCAGCGCGCCGCGGGTCTCGAGGTCGCGAGCGACGGCGAGTTCCGTCGCTCGTGGTGGCACTTCGACTTCTTCGGGATGCTCGGCGGTGTCGACATCGTGGAACTCGACCACGGCATCCAGTTCCAGGGCGTGCAGACCAAGCCGCGAGGCATCGAGATCACGGGACCCATCCGATTCGACGACGCGCACCCGTTCCTCGCGCACTACCGCTCGCTCGCGGCGATCGCGGAGGGCACCGGTCTGCTGCCGAAGTTCACGATTCCCGCGCCGACCGTGCTCGACTTCCGGCTGGAGCCGGGCCACATCGACGGTGCCGTCTACGACGGGCGTGAGGCGATCGTCGACGATCTCGTCGCCGCCTACCGCGACGCGCTGGACGCGTTCTACGCGGCGGGCGCGCGGTATCTGCAGTTCGACGACACGGCATGGGCATACCTGTGCTCGGAGGCGGAACTCGAGAAGGCCCGCGCCCGCGGGATCGACACCGACGGCATCGCCGAGCGCTACGCCGATCTGCTCAACCGCATCCTGGACGACAAGCCCGCCGACCTCACCGTCACCACGCACGTCTGTCGTGGCAACTTCCGCTCCACCTGGATCTCGTCCGGCGGATACGAGCCGGTTGCCGAGCAGCTGCTCGGCAACACGGCCTACGACGGGTACTTCCTCGAGTACGACTCAGAGCGCGCAGGCGGGTTCGAGCCGCTGCGGTTCCTGCCCGAGGGTGACAAGCGCGTCGTGCTCGGCCTGGTGACCACCAAGACCGGCGAGCTCGAGAGCGCCGACGACATCCGTCGCCGCATCGACGAGGCCGCAGCCTTCGCCCCGCTCGATCAGCTCGCTCTGAGCCCCCAGTGCGGGTTCGCCTCCACGGAGGAGGGCAACGAGCTCACCGAGGATCAGCAGTGGGCGAAGGTGCGTGCCGTCGTCGACATCGCCGCATCCGTCTGGGGCTGA
- a CDS encoding DUF6351 family protein has protein sequence MLRHRRPRARMLASAAAAIGVVAALAVPLGSAAAADDLSLTVLSGRADTVTGGDALIAVDGADEATVVIADGRDVTASFIAVNGRLIGLVEDLPLGTSEVTARSASNSETLEIQNHPAYGPVFSGPQHPMYCTASGAPWNLGPTDENCHVAEARVSFRYRTTGGAWADYPTDGSTPGDVATATVEGRTVPYVVRLERGTINRAVYETAMLAGPADPAPTYAARAAGWNGKLAYTFGGACGVGYWQGSSTGGVENDMLLSRGYIVASATFNVFAQNCNDVTSAETAMMVKEHVIEQVGPVTYTIGSGGSAGTMQQLLLANNYPGIIDGVMGDIGYPDERTTTVAGHDCTNLLGFWSSPAGAGWTDAQKLAVTGHAQLFTCTGFTWFTGVDNPRAGCNAAVPVGDRWSEANPDGLRCTIADMVQNVYGVDDQGRGQRVLPDNVGVQYGLAALQSGAISPEQFVTLNENAGGMDVDGTRTSARSEASVEAIEQAYRTGRINLMTGGLAYTPVIEMRRYTDPTGDFHERYRSAIIRERMLDAYGNADTHVSWTSKDAGYASAMYTAGLDKLEEWLDNIVAMGGFGDRARTVAARPAGLGDGCYTDDGFVSEQLDYENTQSTCNQLFPYHSEPRYVAGESLSRDVLKCQLAEPVRADYPVMTDGQWQRLTAAFPTGVCDWSKPSQGRVDYAGVWQSFDTQPDAALEPPVIAGEARVGAELSVSAESATPGATLGYQWFADGVAIEGAVSASFTPEAAHEGAALTVRVSVAAEGYQPASRVSAATAPVAAASSPSNPPSPSPSASVWATVDVGDGRFEQGGTLVARVAGLTPGQRIAAEIRSEPYVLAGIPAADAEGRITIRATIPASIPAGAHTLVIASGDLEPLRVPITIVPAGSLAATGGTVPWELLALGAGVLVLGGGAVVLARRRGGQARS, from the coding sequence ATGCTCAGACATCGACGACCTCGCGCGAGGATGCTCGCGTCCGCCGCTGCCGCGATCGGAGTGGTGGCGGCGCTCGCCGTTCCGCTCGGATCGGCCGCCGCCGCCGACGACCTCTCGCTCACCGTGCTCTCGGGTCGCGCGGACACCGTGACAGGAGGCGACGCGCTCATCGCGGTGGACGGCGCGGACGAGGCCACGGTCGTGATCGCGGACGGGCGTGACGTCACCGCCTCCTTCATCGCCGTGAACGGACGTCTCATCGGACTCGTCGAGGATCTGCCCCTGGGGACGAGCGAGGTGACGGCGCGATCGGCATCGAACTCCGAGACCCTCGAGATCCAGAACCATCCCGCCTACGGCCCGGTCTTCTCCGGTCCCCAGCATCCGATGTACTGCACCGCATCCGGGGCGCCGTGGAACCTCGGGCCCACGGACGAGAACTGTCACGTGGCCGAGGCGCGCGTCAGCTTCCGCTACCGCACCACGGGCGGAGCCTGGGCCGACTATCCCACCGACGGTTCCACGCCCGGCGACGTCGCCACCGCGACCGTCGAGGGTCGCACCGTCCCCTACGTCGTTCGGCTCGAGCGCGGCACCATCAACCGCGCGGTCTACGAGACGGCGATGCTCGCCGGACCCGCCGACCCCGCGCCCACGTATGCCGCGCGTGCGGCTGGCTGGAACGGAAAGCTCGCCTACACCTTCGGCGGCGCCTGCGGCGTGGGCTATTGGCAGGGATCGAGCACGGGCGGCGTCGAGAACGACATGCTGCTCTCGCGCGGCTACATCGTCGCCTCGGCGACCTTCAACGTGTTCGCGCAGAACTGCAACGACGTCACGAGCGCGGAGACCGCGATGATGGTCAAGGAACACGTGATCGAGCAGGTGGGGCCCGTCACCTACACGATCGGTTCGGGCGGTTCGGCCGGCACCATGCAGCAACTCCTGCTGGCCAACAACTACCCCGGCATCATCGACGGCGTCATGGGAGACATCGGTTACCCGGACGAGCGCACGACGACCGTCGCCGGACACGACTGCACCAACCTGCTCGGATTCTGGAGCTCGCCGGCCGGGGCCGGATGGACCGACGCGCAGAAGCTCGCCGTCACGGGTCACGCGCAGCTGTTCACCTGCACCGGCTTCACCTGGTTCACCGGTGTCGACAACCCGCGCGCCGGCTGCAACGCCGCCGTTCCGGTCGGCGACCGCTGGTCGGAGGCCAACCCCGACGGACTGCGATGCACGATCGCCGACATGGTGCAGAACGTCTACGGCGTCGACGACCAGGGTCGCGGACAGCGCGTCCTCCCGGACAACGTGGGGGTGCAGTACGGTCTGGCCGCTCTCCAGTCGGGCGCGATCTCGCCCGAGCAGTTCGTCACCCTCAACGAGAACGCCGGCGGGATGGATGTGGATGGCACGCGCACCTCGGCGCGGTCCGAGGCGAGCGTCGAGGCCATCGAGCAGGCATATCGTACCGGCCGCATCAACCTCATGACCGGCGGGCTCGCCTACACGCCGGTGATCGAGATGCGTCGCTACACCGACCCGACGGGAGACTTCCACGAGCGCTACCGCTCCGCGATCATCCGTGAGCGGATGCTCGACGCCTACGGCAACGCGGACACCCACGTCAGCTGGACGAGCAAGGACGCGGGGTACGCGAGCGCGATGTACACCGCGGGTCTCGACAAGCTGGAGGAGTGGCTGGACAACATCGTCGCGATGGGCGGCTTCGGCGACCGGGCGCGGACGGTCGCCGCGCGCCCCGCAGGTCTCGGGGACGGGTGCTACACCGATGACGGATTCGTCTCGGAGCAGCTCGACTACGAGAACACGCAGAGCACCTGCAACCAGTTGTTCCCCTACCACTCGGAGCCTCGCTACGTCGCGGGAGAATCCCTCTCCCGCGACGTCCTGAAGTGCCAGCTGGCGGAGCCGGTGCGCGCGGACTACCCCGTCATGACCGACGGGCAGTGGCAGCGGCTGACCGCAGCCTTCCCCACGGGGGTCTGCGACTGGTCGAAGCCCAGCCAGGGCCGGGTGGACTACGCCGGCGTCTGGCAGAGCTTCGACACGCAGCCGGATGCGGCCCTCGAGCCGCCCGTGATCGCGGGAGAGGCCCGCGTGGGCGCCGAGCTCTCGGTGTCGGCGGAGAGCGCGACGCCGGGCGCGACGCTCGGCTACCAGTGGTTCGCCGACGGCGTCGCGATCGAGGGCGCCGTGTCGGCCTCGTTCACGCCCGAGGCGGCGCACGAGGGCGCGGCGCTCACGGTGCGTGTGTCGGTGGCCGCCGAGGGCTACCAGCCGGCATCCCGTGTCTCCGCCGCGACCGCCCCGGTGGCCGCGGCGTCGTCTCCCTCGAACCCGCCGTCGCCGTCGCCGAGCGCGTCGGTGTGGGCGACGGTCGACGTGGGTGATGGTCGCTTCGAGCAGGGCGGCACCCTCGTCGCGCGGGTCGCGGGGCTCACGCCGGGTCAGCGCATCGCCGCCGAGATCCGCAGCGAGCCGTATGTGCTGGCGGGGATTCCCGCCGCGGATGCGGAGGGCCGCATCACGATCCGTGCGACGATCCCGGCGAGCATCCCCGCGGGTGCGCACACGCTCGTGATCGCCTCGGGCGATCTCGAACCGCTGCGCGTGCCCATCACGATCGTTCCTGCGGGCTCCCTCGCCGCCACGGGCGGGACGGTTCCATGGGAGCTTCTCGCTCTGGGCGCGGGGGTCCTGGTGCTCGGCGGCGGCGCCGTCGTGCTCGCGCGACGTCGCGGCGGCCAGGCGCGCTCCTGA
- a CDS encoding PaaX family transcriptional regulator C-terminal domain-containing protein, with translation MSDTRQAPTVSIGRKRSPAHQILTLFGDYWWGVDAPMPTGALLAAMADLGVKAPATRASLTRLTDRDLLILSKSGRRTSHALTDRGASVLADEAQWLQRFGREDPAWDGLWSAVLFSIPEKERPLRHAARTRLRWLGYAPLYDGVWISPFDSVDAAVDALGRLGVGQVSTLRGVLATAPGDSPTRAWDLSEVERDYAEFLTRVGDGGRELAPAAALERRTSLMLAWQSFRHTEPGHPMRLMPAAWPRERAREAFVAVYDALGPAAEERMREHVAAIEPALVPLIRPQRLS, from the coding sequence GTGAGCGACACCCGACAGGCGCCGACCGTGAGCATCGGCCGCAAGCGGTCGCCGGCGCATCAGATCCTCACCCTCTTCGGGGACTACTGGTGGGGGGTGGACGCGCCGATGCCGACCGGTGCGTTGCTGGCCGCGATGGCGGATCTCGGAGTGAAGGCGCCCGCGACGCGGGCGAGCCTGACGCGGCTGACCGACCGCGACCTTCTCATCCTGAGCAAGTCGGGGAGGCGCACGAGTCACGCCCTCACCGATCGCGGCGCGTCGGTGCTGGCCGACGAAGCCCAGTGGCTGCAGCGTTTCGGCCGGGAGGATCCGGCGTGGGACGGTCTGTGGAGCGCGGTGCTCTTCTCGATCCCGGAGAAGGAGCGCCCCCTGCGTCATGCCGCCCGCACCCGGCTGCGCTGGCTGGGGTACGCCCCCCTGTACGACGGCGTGTGGATCTCGCCCTTCGATTCCGTCGACGCTGCGGTGGACGCCCTGGGTCGGCTCGGGGTCGGGCAGGTCTCCACCTTGAGGGGAGTGCTGGCCACAGCGCCGGGTGACAGTCCGACGCGCGCGTGGGATCTGTCCGAGGTGGAGCGGGACTACGCCGAGTTCCTCACGCGGGTCGGCGACGGCGGGCGGGAGCTCGCGCCCGCGGCGGCGCTCGAGCGGCGTACGTCCCTCATGCTGGCCTGGCAATCGTTCCGTCATACGGAGCCCGGTCATCCGATGCGCCTCATGCCCGCGGCGTGGCCGCGCGAACGCGCACGCGAGGCCTTCGTCGCCGTGTACGACGCGCTCGGACCTGCGGCGGAGGAACGGATGCGGGAACACGTCGCGGCCATCGAGCCGGCGCTGGTTCCTCTGATCCGCCCGCAGCGGCTTTCCTGA
- a CDS encoding leucine-rich repeat protein — MPDTRRPASRRLPRALQGVAAGALAAALLLSAAPSASAADTEVDGLTYALGADTATVTGQASPTSAVVIPRQITVDGVTYTVTAVGDSAFDRTGGTALTSLSLPDSLTDIGFAAFQSNALTSLTLPASMRTVGDQAFALNPISIVTLNEGLTSIGSFAFSQNQLERVTLPSTVTSLGFAPFGDNPLAVLELLGPPPTTFGTIAVTPPATALYPWRFGEARFAGGYTEPTWNDLPTTAVATVAFDTAGGDAIDAQSVVLDAGATATRPADPVRDGFTFSGWRAAGAAYDFATPLTGDLTLTAEWTLAPLPGSPTPTPASTPAVTELAHSGVDPLPFAFGGLGLLGVGILAAFVARRARRRA; from the coding sequence ATGCCCGACACACGACGCCCCGCTTCCCGGCGCCTCCCGCGCGCACTCCAGGGAGTGGCTGCCGGCGCCCTCGCCGCCGCACTGCTGCTCTCCGCTGCGCCCTCCGCATCCGCCGCCGACACCGAGGTCGACGGCTTGACCTATGCACTGGGAGCCGACACCGCCACGGTCACCGGGCAGGCGAGCCCCACCTCCGCCGTCGTCATCCCGCGGCAGATCACGGTCGACGGCGTCACCTACACGGTCACGGCCGTGGGGGACAGCGCGTTCGACCGTACCGGCGGTACGGCGCTGACCTCGCTGAGCCTGCCGGACTCCCTCACGGACATCGGGTTCGCGGCCTTCCAGAGCAACGCGCTGACCTCGCTGACGCTCCCCGCCTCCATGCGCACCGTCGGCGATCAGGCGTTCGCGCTCAACCCGATCAGCATCGTCACGCTCAACGAGGGACTCACCAGCATCGGCAGCTTCGCGTTCTCGCAGAACCAGCTCGAACGGGTGACGCTTCCCTCCACCGTCACGAGCCTGGGCTTCGCGCCCTTCGGCGACAATCCGCTCGCGGTCCTCGAACTGCTCGGTCCGCCGCCCACCACCTTCGGCACGATCGCGGTCACGCCGCCGGCCACTGCGCTGTACCCCTGGCGATTCGGCGAGGCCCGCTTCGCGGGGGGCTACACAGAGCCGACCTGGAACGACCTGCCCACCACCGCGGTGGCCACCGTCGCCTTCGACACCGCCGGCGGTGACGCCATCGACGCCCAGTCGGTCGTGCTGGATGCGGGAGCCACCGCGACGCGTCCCGCCGATCCCGTCCGCGACGGCTTCACCTTCAGCGGATGGCGCGCCGCGGGCGCCGCGTACGACTTCGCGACGCCTCTCACGGGTGATCTGACCCTCACCGCAGAGTGGACCCTCGCTCCGCTGCCCGGCAGCCCCACGCCGACGCCCGCGTCCACGCCGGCGGTCACGGAGCTCGCCCACAGCGGCGTCGACCCGCTTCCCTTCGCGTTCGGAGGCCTCGGGTTGCTGGGCGTGGGAATTCTCGCGGCCTTCGTCGCGCGTCGGGCACGTCGACGCGCGTGA
- a CDS encoding serine hydrolase has translation MPSSPEASRGTESAPPSRRGAKRLPRRAAAGRRSFTSTLKALDALAASGAQVSVRIDDLDLGSAVLAGDDFRSLPIAGLGVVPLLVETAAQFEAGTLNPLEIIDRAGIEPVAVSGVWQHLKAPALPLIDVALLAASSGDALAANALMSRVGLPAVRARVEQLGLTRSALMDSFRDTRGPDDAPHVALGAAREYAHLFAELVNSTAVSAGVSAQVAEWLSHGHDLSLVAAATGLDPFAHDNDEHGLLFVNKTGRASGIRTEAGVLAGPRAGVAYALFVCFDDLSIAHRLRVHDAFRVLGVELMEYVY, from the coding sequence GTGCCCAGCTCCCCCGAGGCCTCTCGCGGAACGGAATCGGCGCCGCCCTCGCGGCGGGGAGCGAAGCGCCTTCCGCGCCGCGCCGCCGCGGGACGGCGTTCGTTCACCTCGACCCTGAAGGCTCTGGACGCGCTCGCCGCATCGGGGGCGCAGGTCTCGGTGCGCATCGACGACCTCGACCTCGGTTCGGCGGTGCTCGCCGGCGACGACTTCCGCAGCCTTCCGATCGCGGGGCTCGGGGTGGTGCCGCTCCTCGTGGAGACCGCCGCGCAGTTCGAGGCGGGCACACTGAACCCGCTGGAGATCATCGACCGGGCGGGCATCGAACCCGTGGCCGTATCGGGTGTCTGGCAGCACCTGAAGGCGCCCGCGCTGCCGCTCATCGATGTGGCGCTGCTCGCGGCTTCGTCGGGCGACGCCCTCGCCGCGAACGCGCTGATGTCGCGGGTGGGGCTTCCCGCGGTGCGCGCTCGCGTCGAGCAGCTCGGGCTCACCCGATCCGCCCTCATGGACAGCTTCCGCGATACGCGCGGGCCCGACGATGCGCCGCACGTGGCGCTGGGTGCGGCCCGCGAGTACGCCCACCTCTTCGCCGAGCTCGTGAACAGCACTGCGGTCAGCGCCGGGGTCAGCGCGCAGGTCGCCGAATGGCTGAGCCACGGCCATGACCTTTCGCTCGTGGCCGCCGCCACCGGGCTCGATCCGTTCGCGCACGACAACGACGAGCACGGACTGCTGTTCGTCAACAAGACCGGGCGGGCATCCGGCATCCGCACGGAGGCGGGTGTGCTCGCCGGACCCCGTGCCGGCGTCGCCTACGCGCTGTTCGTGTGCTTCGACGACCTCTCCATCGCACACCGGCTGCGGGTGCACGACGCCTTCCGCGTGCTCGGCGTGGAGCTCATGGAATACGTGTACTGA
- a CDS encoding M13 family metallopeptidase has product MTDSPRSGLALDELSNEIRPQDDLFRYVNGEWIARTEIPEDKARWGSFHLLAEQAEKDVRAIILESQDAEPGTEARKIGDLYTSFMDTERIAERGTEPLADQLARVDAVGDVASLLRLVGELERDGVGGIVELYVEPDPGNPQRYLPFFIQGGLSMPDESYYRLDSFEETRQALRQHIERILTLADVADAADAAERVVALETELASHHWDNVRSRDAVATYNLKTWDEVVALAGVDLAPWLEGVAPHHPDAFAEIVVSQPSFIEALGTVLTELRLDDWKAWLRFKIVHAAAAFLPESFVDENFSFYGTQLTGVPVNRERWKRAVGLVEAALGEVVGKVYVERHFPPAAKTAMDELVANLIEAYRQSISQLEWMSPETRERALAKLDAFTPKIGYPVKWKDYSGLELDPADLVGNVRRAHVHEHDRQLGKVGQPIDRDEWYMTPQTVNAYYNPLMNEIVFPAAILQYPFFDETRDAAANYGGIGAVIGHEIGHGFDDQGSRFDGDGSLRDWWTDADREAFEQRTKNLIAQYDALVPQGLPEENHVNGALTIGENIGDLGGLGIAIRAYRLSLGDAEDPVIDGMTGIQRLLLSWAQIWQQKSRDAEAVRLLTIDPHSPNEFRCNQIVRNIDAFYEAFDVTEGDALWLDADQRVTIW; this is encoded by the coding sequence ATGACCGACTCCCCCCGTTCCGGTCTCGCGCTCGACGAGCTGAGCAACGAGATCCGCCCGCAGGACGACCTGTTCCGCTACGTCAACGGCGAATGGATCGCCCGGACCGAGATCCCCGAGGACAAGGCGCGCTGGGGCTCGTTCCACCTTCTCGCCGAGCAGGCGGAGAAGGACGTCCGCGCCATCATCCTCGAGTCGCAGGATGCGGAGCCCGGCACCGAGGCGCGCAAGATCGGCGACCTGTACACGAGCTTCATGGACACCGAGCGCATCGCCGAGCGCGGCACCGAGCCGCTCGCCGATCAGCTGGCGCGTGTGGATGCGGTCGGCGATGTCGCCTCGCTCCTCCGGCTCGTGGGGGAGCTGGAGCGCGACGGCGTCGGCGGCATCGTCGAGCTGTACGTCGAGCCCGATCCCGGCAACCCGCAGCGCTATCTGCCCTTCTTCATCCAGGGCGGTCTGTCGATGCCGGACGAGAGCTACTACCGCCTCGACTCCTTCGAGGAGACCCGTCAGGCGCTGCGCCAGCACATCGAGCGCATCCTGACGCTCGCCGACGTCGCGGATGCGGCGGACGCCGCGGAACGCGTGGTGGCGTTGGAGACCGAGCTGGCCTCGCACCACTGGGACAACGTCCGCAGCCGCGATGCCGTGGCGACCTACAACCTCAAGACGTGGGACGAGGTCGTCGCGCTGGCCGGCGTGGACCTCGCGCCTTGGCTCGAGGGCGTCGCCCCGCACCATCCGGATGCGTTCGCCGAGATCGTCGTCTCGCAGCCGAGCTTCATCGAGGCGCTCGGGACGGTGCTCACCGAGCTGCGCCTCGATGATTGGAAGGCGTGGCTGCGCTTCAAGATCGTGCACGCCGCCGCCGCGTTCCTGCCCGAGTCCTTCGTCGACGAGAACTTCTCGTTCTACGGCACCCAGCTCACCGGCGTCCCGGTCAACCGCGAGCGCTGGAAGCGCGCCGTCGGCCTGGTCGAGGCGGCGCTGGGCGAGGTCGTCGGCAAGGTCTACGTCGAGCGGCACTTCCCCCCGGCGGCCAAGACCGCGATGGACGAGCTGGTCGCCAACCTCATCGAGGCGTACCGCCAGTCGATCTCACAGCTGGAGTGGATGAGCCCCGAGACCCGCGAGCGGGCGCTCGCCAAACTCGACGCCTTCACGCCGAAGATCGGCTACCCGGTGAAGTGGAAGGACTACTCGGGTCTCGAGCTCGACCCCGCCGACCTCGTCGGCAACGTCCGCCGGGCGCACGTGCACGAGCACGATCGCCAGCTGGGCAAGGTCGGGCAGCCGATCGATCGCGACGAGTGGTACATGACGCCGCAGACGGTCAACGCCTACTACAACCCGCTCATGAACGAGATCGTGTTCCCCGCTGCGATCCTGCAGTATCCGTTCTTCGACGAGACCCGGGATGCGGCCGCGAACTACGGCGGCATCGGCGCGGTCATCGGTCACGAGATCGGGCACGGGTTCGACGACCAGGGAAGCCGCTTCGACGGCGACGGGTCGCTGCGCGACTGGTGGACGGATGCGGACCGCGAGGCCTTCGAGCAGCGCACGAAGAACCTCATCGCCCAGTACGACGCTCTCGTCCCGCAGGGGCTGCCGGAGGAGAACCACGTCAACGGAGCGCTGACGATCGGTGAGAACATCGGCGACCTCGGCGGTCTCGGCATCGCGATCCGTGCGTACCGGCTGTCGCTGGGGGACGCGGAGGATCCGGTCATCGACGGGATGACCGGCATCCAGCGACTCCTGCTCAGCTGGGCGCAGATCTGGCAGCAGAAGAGCCGTGACGCGGAGGCGGTCCGTCTGCTGACGATCGATCCGCATTCGCCGAACGAGTTCCGCTGCAACCAGATCGTGCGCAACATCGATGCGTTCTACGAGGCGTTCGATGTCACCGAGGGCGACGCGCTGTGGCTCGACGCCGACCAGCGCGTCACCATCTGGTAA